Proteins from a single region of Anthonomus grandis grandis chromosome 10, icAntGran1.3, whole genome shotgun sequence:
- the LOC126741433 gene encoding uncharacterized protein LOC126741433: MADDEALATALAQIARLQAQVDQLTVEADQPAVEAAPAAMPGINFNGNGEAVGANGVNVQSSFRLDHYRVPKLPPFSQVDPALWFIQAEVSMRNARILIDSTKADTVLAALDVEVLGCVRDIIIMNPPPVNIYEQIKARVIATYAESDEMKLRKLLKGQVGIDGKPSLMLSRLRGLSNGTVDDNIIRSIFLEQLPREHRAILVSAGVSDLNRLAEAADRIAECASTSSEPYIASASKPSATSVPAVSEMKQLMDSIAALNKKVLHLEKELKKTRSRSSSNSRRASNSREDSSSLCRAHTQYPDNPTSCRKWCSKYDDCVNKPKN, translated from the coding sequence ATGGCCGATGATGAAGCTTTGGCTACTGCTCTAGCGCAAATTGCTCGTTTGCAGGCGCAAGTAGATCAGCTCACGGTTGAGGCTGATCAGCCTGCGGTTGAAGCAGCTCCTGCTGCAATGCCGGGCATAAATTTTAATGGTAATGGTGAGGCTGTTGGTGCTAATGGTGTGAACGTGCAGTCTTCATTCCGCTTGGACCATTATAGAGTTCCCAAATTACCTCCATTCTCGCAAGTGGACCCTGCCCTTTGGTTTATTCAGGCTGAAGTGTCCATGAGAAATGCCCGTATTCTTATTGATTCCACCAAAGCTGACACTGTTCTTGCAGCATTAGATGTGGAAGTCTTAGGTTGTGTTAGGGACATTATAATCATGAATCCGCCACCTGTAAATATCTATGAGCAAATTAAAGCCCGTGTTATTGCAACTTACGCTGAGTCGGATGAGATGAAGCTGCGTAAACTGTTGAAGGGGCAAGTAGGAATTGATGGCAAGCCGTCGTTGATGCTAAGCCGTCTTAGAGGTCTTAGCAACGGCACGGTCGATGACAATATTATTAGATCAATTTTTCTTGAACAGCTCCCTCGAGAGCACCGTGCAATTCTCGTTTCAGCAGGTGTCTCAGACCTTAATCGTCTAGCTGAGGCTGCTGACCGCATTGCCGAATGTGCATCTACTAGTTCAGAGCCTTATATTGCTTCTGCCTCTAAGCCATCAGCTACCTCAGTCCCTGCAGTTTCAGAAATGAAGCAACTTATGGATAGTATTGCCGCTCTCAACAAGAAAGTATTACACCTTGAAAAAGAGCTTAAGAAAACACGTTCACGCTCGTCTTCGAATTCTCGTAGAGCGTCAAACTCTAGAGAAGATTCTTCTTCTCTCTGCCGCGCTCATACTCAATACCCAGATAATCCAACCTCTTGTCGGAAGTGGTGTTCTAAGTATGACGATTGTgtcaataaaccaaaaaactAA
- the LOC126741434 gene encoding uncharacterized protein LOC126741434, protein MEPAIAVTARCEIRAVIRFLNAKKLPPIEIHRQLTEIYGEACISVQHVRKWCREFSGGRTDIHDEPRSGRPSVSDDVVAKIERLLQENRRATLQELAEKVPEVSEKTIDNILTEKLGYRKVCARWVPHMLSETHKENRVKCAREFLQQCAENTEEFLDSIVTGN, encoded by the coding sequence ATGGAGCCCGCAATCGCCGTCACCGCCAGGTGTGAGATCCGGGCAGTGATCCGTTTTCTCAACGCCAAGAAGTTACCGCCTATTGAAATTCATCGGCAGTTAACAGAAATTTATGGGGAAGCTTGCATCAGTGTGCAACACGTCCGTAAATGGTGCAGGGAGTTTTCCGGAGGACGAACAGACATTCACGACGAGCCAAGAAGTGGAAGGCCATCGGTGTCCGACGACGTCGTGGCAAAAATCGAGCGTCTTCTCCAGGAGAATCGGCGAGCAACGCTTCAGGAACTGGCTGAAAAAGTGCCTGAGGTTTCAGAGAAAACAATCGACAACATTTTGACTGAAAAACTCGGTTATCGCAAGGTGTGTGCGCGGTGGGTACCGCATATGCTCTCAGAAACCCACAAAGAGAACCGCGTCAAGTGTGCTCGGGAGTTTCTTCAGCAATGTGCCGAGAATACCGAAGAATTTTTGGACTCTATTGTAACGGGAAATTAA